Proteins encoded within one genomic window of Gadus macrocephalus chromosome 18, ASM3116895v1:
- the spsb3b gene encoding SPRY domain-containing SOCS box protein 3 → MLLSRATSGSEPGREVDLEQDLHVRGTTEGPGDVSELEFLEDSSVSTSCSTSCSSSSPEAVTGESFCQCELQAAPGHGTPLQGPEADCLCGEEDDGFSWVWEETSKSTEVSLSCGGRKASFHADYSCGTAATRGTEALAEGQHFWEIKMTSPVYGTDMMVGVGTSEVNLDKFKYSFCSMLGNDEDSWGLSYTGLLQHGGTKEMFSPRFGQGSIIGVHLDTWHGTLTFYKNRHYIGVATTRLQNKAFYPMVCSTAAKSSVKVIRARHSPTSLQYLCCARLRKQMPRCPDVLRALDLPPGLLRLLQSQLGWVFNLPQGPEQPLRDAVVNDLTQDTMGPRSSGSPVSTQSASPSPSPLSDTPPCQACPQGYLDTGGTCVCPPTPPSSDSSEPEDYQSKQGCRT, encoded by the exons ATGTTGCTGAGCAGAGCAACCAGTGGGTCAGAGCCTGGCCGGGAAGTAGATCTGGAACAGGACCTCCATGTGAGGGGGACCACAGAGGGGCCAGGGGAC GTCAGTGAGCTGGAGTTCCTGGAGGACTCCtccgtctccacctcctgctccacctcctgctcctcctcctctcccgaaGCAGTGACAGGAGAGTCCTTCTGCCAGTGTGAGCTCCAGGCAGCCCCCGGCCACGGGACCCCGCTACAGGGCCCCGAGGCAGACTGCCTCTgtggggaggaggacgacg GCTTCAGTTGGGTGTGGGAGGAGACCAGTAAGTCCACCGAGGTGTCTCTGAGCTGCGGCGGGAGGAAGGCCAGCTTCCACGCCGACTACAGCTGCGGCACGGCGGCTACCCGCGGTACCGAGGCCCTGGCCGAGGGCCAGCACTTCTGGGAAATCAAGATGACCTCCCCGGTGTATGGGACCGACATG ATGGTTGGGGTCGGAACGTCTGAGGTGAACCTGGACAAGTTCAAGTACAGTTTCTGCAGCATGTTGGGCAACGACGAAGACAGCTGGGGACTGTCCTACACAG GTCTGCTGCAGCACGGGGGGACCAAGGAGATGTTCTCCCCCAGGTTCGGCCAGGGCTCCATTATCGGGGTACACCTGGACACCTGGCACGGAACCCTCACCTTCTACAAGAACCGGCACTACATAG gtgtGGCCACCACCCGGCTGCAGAACAAGGCCTTCTACCCCATGGTCTGCTCCACAGCCGCCAAGAGCAGCGTGAAGGTGATCCGAGCACGccactcccccacctccctgcaGTACCTCTGCTGCGCTCGCCTTCGCAAGCAGATGCCCCGCTGCCCAGACGTGCTGCGGGCGCTGGACCTCCCGCCgggcctcctccgtctcctccagtCCCAGCTGGGTTGGGTCTTCAACCTCCCCCAGGGACCGGAGCAGCCACTCAGAGACGCGGTGGTCAACGACCTCACCCAGGACACGATGGGTCCCCGATCCTCTGGCAGCCCAGTGTCCACCCAGAgtgcctctccctcccccagcccgcTCAGCGACACACCGCCCTGCCAGGCGTGTCCCCAGGGGTACCTTGACACCGGGGGTACCTGCGTCTGCCCTCCCACGCCCCCCAGCAGTGACTCCTCTGAGCCTGAGGACTACCAGAGCAAGCAGGGCTGCAGGACTTGA
- the nubp2 gene encoding cytosolic Fe-S cluster assembly factor nubp2 encodes MGENNSGGNLAQVRHVVLVLSGKGGVGKSTLTTELALALRHAGKKVGILDVDLCGPSIPRMLSVGRPDVHQCDGGWVPVYTDSSKSLALMSIGFMLENPDDAVVWRGPKKNALIGQFVSDVAWGELDVLLVDTPPGTSDEHLSVVENLRKHRLDGAVLVTTPQAVSTGDVRREITFCKKVGVPILGIVENMSGFVCPHCSECSNIFSKGGGEELAKITGSPFLGCVPLDPLLSSSLEGGGDFMKMFPESAAYSAITNICRTLLDTLEAA; translated from the exons ATGGGAGAGAATAACAGCG GAGGCAACCTGGCGCAGGTGCGGCACGTGGTGTTGGTTCTGTCGGGGAAGGGCGGGGTCGGGAAGAGCACGCTGACCACAGAGCTGGCCCTAGCGCTGCGCCATGCAGGCAAGAAG GTGGGGATCCTGGACGTGGACCTGTGCGGGCCCAGCATCCCCCGCATGCTGAGCGTGGGCCGGCCCGACGTGCACCAGTGTGACGGCGGCTGGGTGCCCGTCTACACGGACTCCAGCAAGAGCCTGGCACTCATGTCCATCGGCTTCATGCTGGAGAACCCAGACGACGCCGTGGTGTGGCGGGGGCCCAAGAAGAACG CCCTGATAGGTCAGTTTGTGTCGGACGTGGCGTGGGGGGAGCTGGACGTGCTGCTGGTGGACACGCCCCCGGGCACGTCTGACGAGCACCTGTCGGTCGTGGAGAACCTGAGGAAGCACCGCCTGGACGGAGCCGTGCTCGTCACCACCCCCCAG GCCGTGTCCACCGGGGACGTGAGGCGGGAGATCACCTTCTGTAAGAAGGTTGGCGTTCCCATTCTGGGCATCGTAGAGAATATGAGCGGCTTTGTGTGTCCGCACTGCTCA GAATGCAGCAACATTTTCTCCAAGGGTGGAGGCGAGGAGCTCGCTAAGATCACAGGCTCACCGTTTCTAG GCTGTGTGCCTTTGGACCCTCTGCTGAGCAGCAGtctggaggggggtggagacTTCATGAAGATGTTCCCAGAGAGCGCAGCCTACAGCGCCATCACCAACATCTGCCGCACTCTTCTGGACACCCTTGAAGCTGCTTGA
- the atp6v0cb gene encoding ATPase H+ transporting V0 subunit cb, producing MSSNGNPEYSAFFAVMGASSAMVFSALGAAYGTAKSGTGIAAMSVMRPELIMKSIIPVVMAGIIAIYGLVVAVLIANSITEGISLYKSFLHLGAGLSVGLSGLAAGFAIGIVGDAGVRGTAQQPRLFVGMILILIFAEVLGLYGLIVALILSTK from the exons ATGTCATCCAACGGCAACCCCGAGTACTCTGCGTTCTTCGCGGTGATGGGAGCCTCGTCCGCGATGGTCTTCAGCG CCCTGGGCGCGGCCTACGGCACGGCCAAGAGCGGCACGGGCATCGCAGCCATGTCAGTGATGCGTCCGGAGCTGATCATGAAGTCCATCATCCCCGTGGTCATGGCGGGGATCATCGCCATCTACGGCCTGGTTGTGGCCGTGCTCATCGCCAACAGCATCACAGAAGGCATCAGCCTGTACAA GAGTTTCCTCCACCTCGGGGCGGGGCTGAGCGTGGGTCTCAGCGGCCTTGCGGCGGGCTTCGCCATCGGCATCGTGGGGGACGCCGGGGTCCGAGGCACGGCCCAGCAGCCCCGGCTCTTCGTAGGGATGATCCTGATCTTGATCTTCGCTGAGGTCCTGGGTCTCTACGGCCTCATCGTTGCCCTCATCCTGTCCACCAAATAA